The following DNA comes from Novosphingobium sp. PP1Y.
CAGAGGCACGCCATCGAGCCTTGAGCGAAGGCAGGCTAGGGCACGTGCCTGCCTGCCGGGATGACTGGTAAGTCAGCTGCGCCTGACGCTTGAGAGGGGTTCGCCGAGGACCGGATAGCCCGCATCTTCAGGCAGCATCAGCCACTTCTCGCCATCGTGGTCGATGGTAATCCCATTGATGCGACGCACGGGATGGCGTGCAATGTCCTCCAGAACCTCGTCGTAGGAATTGAACTGTGCGAGCCTTTCGAGGTTGCGCCTGGTCGGGAAGATGATCTTGATCTCACCGCGGCCTGCCATGGCCAGGGTATCGGCGGCGCTGGTCCAGAACAGGCGCGTGTTCTCCGTCGCATCGACTTCGACATCGACCGAGCCGGTGCCGAGGTCGTGGATGAAGAAGCGCGTGTCGAAAGCGCGCTCCCAGATCGGGCACCAGTGGGCATAGAGCGTGAGACTGTCGGTGGCCAGTTCCCAGCCGAAATGATCGAGAACCGGTGCGAGCCTGCCGTCCTTGAGCAGCATGACCCGGGCAGCAGCGGCTTCCTTCGGGCTGACCGGAGTGCGCACGGCAATCATCAGCCCCGTCTCCTCCAGCGTTTCGCGAATTCCCGCGATCTTGGCCGCTGCCCTTTCGATTGGCACCTCGGGAAGCAAGGCCTTGGCGAGATCGCGGTCGGCAGGGTCGACCCGCCCGCCGGGAAAGACGGTCGCGTTACCAGCGAAGCGCATTTCTTTCGCCCGCTGCAGCATCAGCAGTTCAGGCGCGCCTCCGGTCCTCGACTGGCGGAAGATGACGACCGTCGCGGCGGGGATGACATTCGGGCCATCTGCGGGAATGGGCTCATCGGTCTGAGGGAATTCGAACATGGCCTTGCTGTCGCGCGACGGGGCGAAGCAGGCAAGGCATAAATGTGAGAGGCGCGCGCGCGGCACTGGAATGGTGTCGGGTGCCTTTACACTATCCTGCGGTGGCCTTTGGGCGAGCCGGACCGGAAACGCGGAAAACCGGCGAAAATCGAAATTGGCATGGTATATGCTTATAGGTCCGTACCCCCGAGTAGTCTCGAATAGAGACGGGGCCGACCAGTCTCCACGGCCCCGTCTCCCCGAGACACTTCCCGGCATCGACGATCTTGCACTGCGACAGGCCGAGAGGTTTGCGTCGCCGCCAATCCCTTGAGTGCAAGAGAAAACGCCCGGAAGTTTCCTTCCGAGCGTCCTGATCTTGCGATGCGGCGCGATACCCTGCGCAGGTCAGCCCTGCGTGGCGAGTCCGGAATCGATGAAGAGCTGGTGCAGTTCACCGGCCTCGTACATTTCCATCATGATGTCGCTGCCGCCGACGAATTCGCCCTTCACGTAGAGTTGGGGGATCGTCGGCCAATCCGAGTAGGCCTTGATTCCCTGGCGGATTTCCATGTCCTGCAGCACATCGACGCTCTCATAGGGAGCGCCGAGGTGTTCGAGGATCGCCACGGCACGGCTGGAAAAGCCGCACTGGGGGAATAGCGGCGTCCCTTTCATGAACAGGACGATGTCGTTCTTGTTTACAATCTCGCCGATGCGGGCGTTGACTTCGGACATGGTGAAGGCTGACCTTTTAATCTTCTACGCAAGCTCAGTTGGGAACGGCGGTCGTCAGTTGCAAGGCATGGAGTTCGCCGCCCATGCGACCGCCCAGTGCTTCGTAGACCATCTTGTGCTGCGCAACGCGCGGCTTGCCGGTGAATGCGGCGGAAACCACGTGCGCGGAATAATGGTCGCCGTCACCGGCAAGGTCCGTGATCGTCACTTGCGCATCGGGCAGCGAGGCCCGAATCAGGGTTTCGATCTGTTCTGCGGACATTGCCATGGTTGGGTTCCCTGAGTTTCCTGTGCCCTGCGCTTCTCAGACTTCGCCGAGAAAGGCGCGACGGGCCTCGACCTGCTTGGCTTCGAGTGCGGTGCGCACTTCGGCCTCGGTGGTTTCTACGCCGGCGGCGGTGATGTCGCCGAGCAGCTTGCGGATGACGTCTTCGTCGCCGGCTTCCTCGAAGTCGGCCTGGACGACGGCCTTGGCATAGGCTTCGGTTTCGGCCTGCGAAAGGCCCATGCGTTCTGCGGCCCATTCCCCGACAAGCCGGTTGCGGCGCGCCTGAATGCGGAACTGCGTATCGGCATCATGTGCGAACTTGGCTTCTTCTGCGCGTTCGCGGTCTTCAAAACTCGTCATATGACAACCTCGAGAATAATGCCCACGGGAATAGGGCCCCTGTTGCTTACCAGAAGCGGATAAGGCCCGGATTGACTTGGTTCAATCCAGATTCGCCGATTGCCCTTAATCCTTCGACTTGGCGAAGGCCTTTTCAGTCGACCGTCGCGATGGTGCGGGCAAGGAAAGGCATTTCCACTTTCGCGCGCGTTTCATGAGCCTTGATGGCCTCGCCCTGCGCCATGGTAAGCCCGACTTCGTCAAGACCCTCAAGCAGGCAATGCTTGCGGAACGGATCGATTTCGAAAGTGAAGCGGTCCTGAAACGGCGTGGTCACGGATTGCGCTTCGAGGTCGACGTCGATGGCATCGCTCTTCGCGACTTCCAGCAAGCGATCGACGGCATCCTGCGGCAGCGCCACGGTGAGAATGCCGTTCTTGAAAGCATTGCTGGAGAAGATGTCGGAGAAGCTGGGCGCGATCACGCAGGTCACGCCCATGTCGAGCAGGGCCCAGGCGGCGTGTTCGCGGCTGGAGCCGCAGCCGAAGTTGTCGCCGGCGATCAGGATCGGCGCCCCGGCATATTCCGGGTCGGTGAAGACGTTGCCCGGTTCCTGCTTGACCGCCTCGAAGGCACCCTGGCCAAGCCCTTCGCGGGTGATCGTCTTGAGCCAGGCGGCCGGGATGATCACGTCGGTGTCGACGTTCTTGCGGCCGAACGGAATGGCGCGGCCGGATACATGCGAAATGGATTCCATCAGTCGGTCTCGGGCGCGGTTTCGGGGTGGAGCGGTTTTTCCTCGTTGCGGGCCTTGCGGCGCTTCACGAAGAGCAGGGCGGCGGCGATGGCGGCAGAGCCAATGGCGGCGCCGGCGGCAATGGCGGCTTTGCTGGCCAGATTGCTTTCGGATTCCTCGGACATCTTCTTATCCTACCAGATCGCGCACGTCTGTCAGCTTGCCGGTGACGGCAGCCGCCGCGGCCATGGCCGGGCTCATCAGGTGGGTGCGGGCACCGGGGCCCTGGCGCCCGGTGAAATTGCGGTTGCTGGTCGAGGCGCAGCGCTCTCCGGCGGGAACCTTGTCCGGGTTCATCGCAAGGCAGGCCGAGCAGCCCGGTTCGCGCCATTCGAGACCGGCCTCGATGATGATCTTGTCGAGCCCTTCGGCCTCTGCCTGCTGTTTGACGAGGCCCGAGCCGGGGACGATGATCGCCCACTTGACGTTGTCGGCCTTGTGGCGGCCCTTGAGCACTTCGGCGGCAGCGCGGATGTCCTCGATGCGGCTGTTGGTGCATGAGCCGATGAAGACGTTCTGCACTTCGATGTCGGTCAGCTTCGTGCCGGGCGTCAGGCCCATGTATTCCAGGCTAACCTTGACTGCGCTTTGCTTCGAAGGGTCGGCGAAGTCTTCCGGTGCCGGAACGACGCCGCCGATCGCGGAGGTATCCTCGGGGCTGGTGCCCCAGGTCACGGTCGGCTGGATGTCTTCGGCGCGGACCGAGACGGTCTTGTCGAAAGTCGCGCCTTCGTCGGTGGCAAGGCTTTTCCACCAGGCGATGGCCTTGTCCCATTCCTCGCCCTTGGGCGCGTAGGGGCGTCCCTTGATGTAGGCGAAAGTGGTCTCATCGGGAGCGACCAGGCCGGCGCGCGCGCCCCCTTCGATCGACATGTTGCAGACCGTCAGGCGGCCCTCGATCGACATTTCCTCGAAGACGTTGCCGCGATACTCGATCACGTGGCCGGTGCCACCAGCGGTGCCAATGAGGCCGATGATGTGCAGGATCACGTCCTTGGGTGTGACGCCCGCGCCCAGCGTGCCCTCGACGCGCACTTCCATGGTCTTGGACTGCTTGAGCAGCAGGGTCTGCGTAGCGAGTACGTGTTCGACTTCGCTCGTGCCGATGCCGAATGCCAGTGCGCCCAGGCCGCCGTGGCAGGCGGTGTGGCTGTCGCCGCACACGATCGTCGCGCCGGGCAGCGAGAAGCCCTGTTCGGGGCCGACGACGTGGACGATGCCCTGTTCCGGGTCGGTCGAATCGATGTAGCGGATGCCGAACTCGGGCGCATTCTTCTGAAGCGCGGCGAGCTGCTGGGCGCTCTGCGGGTCGGCAATGGGCAGGACATTACCTGCAGCGTCCTTGCGCGCCGTAGTCGGCAGGTTGTGGTCGGGAACCGCGAGCGTAAGGTCTGGGCGGCGCACGGGGCGGCCTGCGGCGCGGAGGCTTTCGAAGGCCTGCGGGCTGGTCACCTCGTGGATGATGTGCCTGTCGATGTAGACGAGGCTGGTACCGTCGTCGCGCTGGTCGACGACGTGGGCGTCCCAGATCTTCTGGTAGAGTGTACGCGGTTTCGTGCTCATGATGAGGCGCGATTAGGCGCGCTCGCCCCGCAATTCAAGCGGAACGAGCGGACCTAATCGTAGAGCGGATGTTGGAGGCGGTGCCGGGTGCCCAGCGTCAGCCGCGGCGGTTGTCTCGGTCACGGCGCTCCATGCGCAGGGCGACGTGGACGCGATCGACCTTGCGCTGGAGGATCTGCATCTCCCGGGCCGAGATGCCGTTGCGGGCATAGCTGGCGTAGAGGCGCTGGATTTCGGCAGCGTCGCGGCGCAGGCCCTTGGCTTCGCGCTGGCTGATCGTCCGGCGGGCGGCTGCACGGTCAATGTCGCGGCGCAGGTCATTGATGT
Coding sequences within:
- a CDS encoding NUDIX domain-containing protein, whose amino-acid sequence is MFEFPQTDEPIPADGPNVIPAATVVIFRQSRTGGAPELLMLQRAKEMRFAGNATVFPGGRVDPADRDLAKALLPEVPIERAAAKIAGIRETLEETGLMIAVRTPVSPKEAAAARVMLLKDGRLAPVLDHFGWELATDSLTLYAHWCPIWERAFDTRFFIHDLGTGSVDVEVDATENTRLFWTSAADTLAMAGRGEIKIIFPTRRNLERLAQFNSYDEVLEDIARHPVRRINGITIDHDGEKWLMLPEDAGYPVLGEPLSSVRRS
- the grxD gene encoding Grx4 family monothiol glutaredoxin — protein: MSEVNARIGEIVNKNDIVLFMKGTPLFPQCGFSSRAVAILEHLGAPYESVDVLQDMEIRQGIKAYSDWPTIPQLYVKGEFVGGSDIMMEMYEAGELHQLFIDSGLATQG
- a CDS encoding BolA family protein → MAMSAEQIETLIRASLPDAQVTITDLAGDGDHYSAHVVSAAFTGKPRVAQHKMVYEALGGRMGGELHALQLTTAVPN
- a CDS encoding DUF1476 domain-containing protein yields the protein MTSFEDRERAEEAKFAHDADTQFRIQARRNRLVGEWAAERMGLSQAETEAYAKAVVQADFEEAGDEDVIRKLLGDITAAGVETTEAEVRTALEAKQVEARRAFLGEV
- the leuD gene encoding 3-isopropylmalate dehydratase small subunit; translation: MESISHVSGRAIPFGRKNVDTDVIIPAAWLKTITREGLGQGAFEAVKQEPGNVFTDPEYAGAPILIAGDNFGCGSSREHAAWALLDMGVTCVIAPSFSDIFSSNAFKNGILTVALPQDAVDRLLEVAKSDAIDVDLEAQSVTTPFQDRFTFEIDPFRKHCLLEGLDEVGLTMAQGEAIKAHETRAKVEMPFLARTIATVD
- the leuC gene encoding 3-isopropylmalate dehydratase large subunit, yielding MSTKPRTLYQKIWDAHVVDQRDDGTSLVYIDRHIIHEVTSPQAFESLRAAGRPVRRPDLTLAVPDHNLPTTARKDAAGNVLPIADPQSAQQLAALQKNAPEFGIRYIDSTDPEQGIVHVVGPEQGFSLPGATIVCGDSHTACHGGLGALAFGIGTSEVEHVLATQTLLLKQSKTMEVRVEGTLGAGVTPKDVILHIIGLIGTAGGTGHVIEYRGNVFEEMSIEGRLTVCNMSIEGGARAGLVAPDETTFAYIKGRPYAPKGEEWDKAIAWWKSLATDEGATFDKTVSVRAEDIQPTVTWGTSPEDTSAIGGVVPAPEDFADPSKQSAVKVSLEYMGLTPGTKLTDIEVQNVFIGSCTNSRIEDIRAAAEVLKGRHKADNVKWAIIVPGSGLVKQQAEAEGLDKIIIEAGLEWREPGCSACLAMNPDKVPAGERCASTSNRNFTGRQGPGARTHLMSPAMAAAAAVTGKLTDVRDLVG